DNA sequence from the Devosia lacusdianchii genome:
GCCCGATAGCACCGAGCTCACCACCAGGTAGATCAATGCCACCTCGACATAGAGGATGAGCGGCTCATAGGAGGTCGCCACAATGCGCTGCCCGGCGCGGAACAGTTCGGGCACGGTGATCGCTGCGGCCAGCGAAGTGTCCTTGACCAGCGAGATGAACGTATTGGACAGCGGGGGCACGGCGATGCGCGTGGCCTGTGGAAGGATGATGCGGCGCATGGCCTGCGGCCAGGTCATGCCGATGGAATAGGCCGCCTCCCACTGGCCCTTGGGCACGGCCAGCAGCACGGCGCGAACGATCTCCGACGTGTAGGCGCCCACGTTGAGCGTGAAGCCGATCAGCGCGGCCGGGAAGGCATCGAGCACGATGCCGACGCTGGGCAGGCCGTAAAAGATCAGGAAGAGCTGCACCAGCAGCGGCGTGCCACGGATGATCCACACATAAAAGCGGACGAATGCCGCCAGTGGCCAGGGCGCAAACAGCCGGGCAATGGCGGCCAGGAAGCCGACGCCAAGACCCAGCGCGAAGGACAGTAGCGTCAGCGGCACCGTGAACAGCAGGCAGGCCCACAGCAGCGAGGGCAGCGACTCGATCATCAGGGAGAGCCATTGCGGCATCACTGTTTCCGTCATGAGAAAAGGATCGGCCGATCATGGCCGATCCTTCGGGATAATACGCTGTTCGAGTGCTACTGCGAGACGTCTTCGCCGAAGTACTTCTGCGAAATCTCGGCATAGGTGCCGTCAGCCTTGATGGCCACCAGAGCCTCGTTGATGGCGGCCAGCAGCTCGGGCTTGCCCTTGGCCAGCAGCACGCCGGAGAAATCGGCATCGGCGGCCGTGGCAACCACCTTCACGTCGGCATCGGGCTGCTGCTTCTTGAAGTCAAAGAACGACAGGCTGTCATTGATCGTCGCGTCGGCGCGGCCCTGGATCACGAGCGCGATCGACTGGTCGAAGCCCTCGGTTCCCACGAGCGTTGCGCCGTATCCCTCGGCCAGCTTGCCGAAATTGCTGGTCAGCGTCTGGGCCGAGTTCTTGCCGGCCAGATCCTCGAAGCTGGTGATCTCGGTATTGTCGCCGCGCACCACCAGGGCAGCCTTGGAGGCGATATAGGGCTCGGAGAAGTCGTATTTGGCCTGGCGGTCGGCGTTGATGCCCACCTGGTTGATCACCACATCGTAGCGATCGGCATCGATGCCGGCGATCAGGCCATCCCACGGGCCTTCGACGAACTCAGCTTCGACGCCGATCTGCTTGGCAATGGCCCGGCCGATTTCAACGTCGAAGCCGACCAGCGCGCCGCTGGCATCATGGAAGGTGAAGGGGGCATAGGTGCCTTCGGTGCCGATCCGCAGCGCGCCCGCCTGCTTGACGGCGTCGAGTGCGGTCTGTGCAAATGCCGGGGTGGCCAAGGCCAGCAAACCAACGGCAAGCAGCACTTTCGAGAGTTTCATTGTCTTCTCCTGGGTGGCCGGTTCATGTCTCAGAACCGGAATTATGCCAGGAATCTGCACCCCCGGCGGGCGCGTTTCAATTGGTTGGATGGATCTTTCCCTTCCCCGGGACCGCCCGATGCAACCATGCTCCACTTGATTATTTCGGGAGCCGGTTGTTGCTGATTTTGCCCTCCTGCGAGATCCCGCGCTGCCGGAAGACCCAGGAACGTTCGGTGCCGCTTCCGCGTTTGCACGGCCACCGGCTCACGAGGTATCACTCCTGACCGGCCTCGGAGATCCACCCATTGAGCGTAGCCTTCACCAAGGAAGACAGTGCCGAGACGGCCTCGGAGACCATGCTCCCCGATCGCCCGATTTCGGCCGAGCCCAATCTCGTCACATCCGCAGGGTTGCAGGCGCTGGAAGCGCAGCGGATCGAGGCGCGCGAGGCCTATGACGTCGCGAGCCGGATCGAGGACGTCAACGAACGCCGCCGTCAGTCCGCCGGCCCGCTGCGCGACCTACGCTATTTCTCCGAGCGCGTCCGCACCGCCCAGCTCATCCCCGATCCGACCACGACGGACACCGTCGCCTTCGGTAGCACGGTCACCTTCAGCCGGGACGACGGGCGAGTGCAGACCTATCGGATCGTCGGCGAAGACGAGGCCGATCCCAAGGCTGGCTCGATCTCCCACGCCTCGCCCATCGCGCGCCTGCTCACGGGCAAGGCCGTGGGCGATATCGTGAGCGTTGGCGAGCAGGACCTCGAGATCACCGCCATATCCTGATGCATTGGAAATCGACTCGGGTGATGACGCCAGCAATGGCCTGCGCTAGTATGCCATCGGCTCAAGGCGGCCAGCAGTCCGCGCACTCCGGTGCATGGCGAACGCCTCTGCAAGTTGCTCTTTCCGGATTCATGTCGGCGGGCATCGGCAATGCGGACACCGACTTGGGCCAGTGCCGACTTTGGAGCCGGTATCACATGCGAAATTATGAAGACGCCAAGCTCATGGCCAAGGCCATGCGCGAAGCATTGGCGACCAGACAGGTCACCATCACCCACAGCGAAGCCCTTGAAATCGTGGCGAAACAGTTCGGGTTCGACACCTGGAACATCCTGTCCGCCAAGATAGAGGGCGGGTCACGGGCAAGGCAGGGCGATGAGATCGTCTTCGAGCGCGCCATGCCCATCGTGCGCATTTTCGATATCCCGAAAGCGCACGACTTCTATCTCGATTTCCTGGGTTTCACGGTCGATTGGGAGCATCGCTTCCACGATAACGCCCCACTGTACACCCAGGTCTCGCGTGGCGAGCTGTCGTTGCACCTGTCCGAACATGCCGGTGACGCCTCGCCGGGCGGCAACATGGTCGTCTACATGCCGCAGGGCCTCAGGGCGTTTCACGCCGAACTCCTGGCCAAGAACTACCGCGCGATGCGGCCGGGCCTGGAGAATGCCGATTGGGGCCTCGAAATGATGGTCACCGACCCTTTCACCAACCGCATCCGCTTCATGGAGCGCAAACCCGCCTGACGGACCGGCGGGCAGAAGCCGGCAGCCCCGGAGGGCTGCTGGCGATTGACGTTGGCTTAGTAGTCGAACTGCTTGGCCAGGGTCAGCTTGAAGGTGCGGCCGGTCGAACGGTCGGTCGACAGGTTCTCGCGGTAGTCGGCATTGAACACATTCTCGATGCTGAACTGCGCTTCCGTCCCGGCGAAAACACCGGTGTCCGGCTTCCAGCTCGCGAACAGATCCAGCGTTTGGAATGCCTCGGCCTTGCCATCGCCGCCAAAGGCGCCCGACGGATAGACATAGGCGCCCGTGCTCGCCAGCGTGACGGTGGCGCCATATTCGAGGTTCCATTCCGGATTGCGCGCGCCGAGTGTCGCCACCAGCTTGTTCTGCGGCACGGTGGTGAGCGGCGTATTGGTGACCAGATTGTCGCCAATGGTCACCGAATAGGCGAGGTTGGCGAACCATTGCTCGGAATTGTACGCGCCCTCGACCTCGACGCCGTAGATGCGCGCCGCGCCGATATTGCCGTAATAGGGCACGCCGACGCC
Encoded proteins:
- a CDS encoding glyoxalase superfamily protein codes for the protein MRNYEDAKLMAKAMREALATRQVTITHSEALEIVAKQFGFDTWNILSAKIEGGSRARQGDEIVFERAMPIVRIFDIPKAHDFYLDFLGFTVDWEHRFHDNAPLYTQVSRGELSLHLSEHAGDASPGGNMVVYMPQGLRAFHAELLAKNYRAMRPGLENADWGLEMMVTDPFTNRIRFMERKPA
- a CDS encoding amino acid ABC transporter permease; translated protein: MPQWLSLMIESLPSLLWACLLFTVPLTLLSFALGLGVGFLAAIARLFAPWPLAAFVRFYVWIIRGTPLLVQLFLIFYGLPSVGIVLDAFPAALIGFTLNVGAYTSEIVRAVLLAVPKGQWEAAYSIGMTWPQAMRRIILPQATRIAVPPLSNTFISLVKDTSLAAAITVPELFRAGQRIVATSYEPLILYVEVALIYLVVSSVLSGLQARVEKRFSRYGGYIEAAS
- the greA gene encoding transcription elongation factor GreA: MSVAFTKEDSAETASETMLPDRPISAEPNLVTSAGLQALEAQRIEAREAYDVASRIEDVNERRRQSAGPLRDLRYFSERVRTAQLIPDPTTTDTVAFGSTVTFSRDDGRVQTYRIVGEDEADPKAGSISHASPIARLLTGKAVGDIVSVGEQDLEITAIS
- a CDS encoding amino acid ABC transporter substrate-binding protein, with product MKLSKVLLAVGLLALATPAFAQTALDAVKQAGALRIGTEGTYAPFTFHDASGALVGFDVEIGRAIAKQIGVEAEFVEGPWDGLIAGIDADRYDVVINQVGINADRQAKYDFSEPYIASKAALVVRGDNTEITSFEDLAGKNSAQTLTSNFGKLAEGYGATLVGTEGFDQSIALVIQGRADATINDSLSFFDFKKQQPDADVKVVATAADADFSGVLLAKGKPELLAAINEALVAIKADGTYAEISQKYFGEDVSQ